In Rhizobium jaguaris, a single window of DNA contains:
- a CDS encoding DUF302 domain-containing protein: MSGYSILRPLTSKRASIGGPVVFCACTGDLVDDRTVGAFRCRDSGSASASAWSSPPIVGLAFTVHVIPAIYITFEADAVIATRRRPRDWNSSRLEPMETTMGYYFSKTIACSFDEAIKRTTEALKKAGFGIITEIDVKETLKQKLNVDFRNYHILGACNPMMAREALEIEDKIGTMLPCNVIVQDAGDGKIEIAAIDPVASMQAVDNPALRDPAGKIRAMLQTVVDEI; this comes from the coding sequence GTGTCCGGCTACTCGATTCTGCGCCCGTTGACGTCGAAGCGGGCGTCGATTGGGGGGCCGGTCGTTTTTTGCGCCTGCACCGGCGATCTCGTCGATGATCGGACTGTCGGGGCGTTTCGTTGCCGTGACAGTGGCTCGGCAAGTGCGTCGGCGTGGTCGTCCCCGCCCATCGTGGGGCTCGCCTTCACTGTGCATGTCATCCCTGCGATCTACATTACCTTTGAGGCGGACGCTGTGATCGCAACGAGGCGGCGCCCGCGCGACTGGAACTCAAGCCGGCTTGAACCGATGGAGACGACGATGGGCTACTATTTTTCAAAGACGATCGCCTGTAGCTTCGACGAGGCGATCAAGCGCACGACCGAGGCTCTCAAGAAGGCCGGCTTCGGCATCATCACCGAAATCGACGTCAAGGAAACGCTCAAGCAGAAGCTCAACGTCGACTTCCGCAACTATCACATCCTCGGTGCCTGCAACCCAATGATGGCGCGCGAAGCGCTGGAGATCGAGGACAAGATCGGCACCATGCTGCCTTGCAATGTAATCGTCCAGGATGCTGGTGACGGCAAAATCGAGATCGCGGCCATTGATCCTGTTGCTTCCATGCAGGCAGTCGATAACCCGGCGCTTCGTGATCCGGCCGGAAAGATCCGCGCAATGCTGCAGACGGTAGTCGACGAAATCTGA
- a CDS encoding cold-shock protein: MNTGTVKWFNSTKGFGFIQPDDGSTDVFVHISAVERAGMRSLNDGQKITYDIVQDRRSGKSSADNLRAA; encoded by the coding sequence ATGAACACTGGTACTGTAAAGTGGTTTAATTCCACCAAAGGCTTCGGCTTCATTCAGCCTGATGATGGCAGCACGGACGTCTTCGTCCATATCTCGGCTGTAGAGCGCGCCGGCATGCGTTCGCTCAACGACGGCCAGAAGATCACTTACGACATCGTGCAGGACCGTCGGTCTGGCAAGAGCTCGGCTGATAATCTTCGGGCCGCATAA
- a CDS encoding aldo/keto reductase produces the protein MTARRKVTVSSSIHFSQRSRTLANETISLWNGTTIPRLGMGCWAIGGPYHSGNTALSWGTVNDQESRKAIERALDLGIRFFDTASSYGAGHSEEILGTALKNRSDVVIATKFGNMFDPSTKQALGSSATPAFIRDSTEQSLRRLQRDSIDLLQFHINGHPIDEAIAVFDTLDELRHGGKIAAYGWSTDDPTRAEAFADRPGFVTVQHNLNVLDPAPDMIAVVERFNLVSINRGPLAMGLLSGKFDHVKLPEDDVRSSNAAWLRYFKDGAVQPEFRRKLDSVRELLRSDGRTLVQGALGWIWATSPRTLPIPGFRNVTQVEENVGALEKGALSPATMTEIKTLIGSS, from the coding sequence ATGACGGCTCGAAGAAAAGTCACCGTGTCCTCGTCGATTCATTTCTCTCAACGGAGCAGGACATTGGCAAACGAGACGATCAGCCTTTGGAACGGCACGACAATTCCGCGGCTCGGCATGGGATGCTGGGCCATCGGCGGCCCCTATCATTCCGGCAACACTGCCCTGAGTTGGGGAACGGTGAACGATCAGGAATCCCGGAAGGCGATCGAGCGCGCACTGGATCTCGGCATCCGGTTCTTCGATACCGCATCAAGCTACGGTGCCGGGCATTCCGAAGAGATTCTCGGAACAGCTTTGAAGAACCGCTCCGACGTGGTGATCGCGACGAAATTCGGCAACATGTTCGATCCGTCCACCAAGCAAGCGCTCGGCTCAAGCGCCACACCGGCCTTCATTCGAGATTCCACCGAGCAATCTTTGCGTCGACTGCAACGCGATTCCATCGATCTTCTCCAGTTTCACATCAACGGCCACCCGATAGACGAAGCGATCGCCGTGTTCGACACGCTCGACGAGCTTCGCCACGGGGGCAAAATCGCCGCCTATGGCTGGAGTACCGATGATCCGACGAGAGCAGAGGCATTTGCCGATCGGCCAGGCTTCGTTACTGTCCAGCATAATCTCAACGTTCTCGATCCGGCACCGGATATGATCGCCGTCGTGGAGCGGTTCAACCTCGTCTCGATCAACCGCGGCCCGCTCGCGATGGGGCTGCTGTCCGGCAAATTCGACCACGTGAAGCTTCCAGAGGATGACGTTCGCAGCTCGAACGCGGCCTGGCTGCGTTACTTCAAGGACGGCGCCGTGCAACCCGAATTCCGCCGTAAGCTCGATTCTGTGCGTGAACTTCTGCGCTCCGACGGGCGAACGCTGGTTCAGGGCGCCCTCGGATGGATCTGGGCCACCTCGCCTCGGACGCTTCCAATCCCAGGCTTCCGAAATGTGACGCAGGTTGAGGAAAACGTCGGGGCGCTTGAAAAAGGCGCACTCTCGCCGGCCACGATGACCGAAATCAAGACATTGATCGGATCGTCATGA
- the rpsU gene encoding 30S ribosomal protein S21 — MQVLVRDNNVEQALRVLKKKLQREGVFREMKAHSAYEKPSEKRAREKSEAVRRARKLARKQAQREGLLPAPKKKVIARAR; from the coding sequence TTGCAGGTTCTGGTCAGAGACAACAACGTTGAACAGGCGCTCCGCGTCCTGAAGAAGAAGTTGCAGCGCGAAGGTGTGTTTCGGGAGATGAAGGCCCATAGCGCCTATGAAAAGCCGTCCGAAAAGCGCGCCCGTGAAAAGAGCGAGGCGGTCCGCCGGGCCCGAAAGCTTGCCCGTAAGCAGGCCCAACGTGAAGGCCTGTTGCCGGCACCTAAGAAGAAAGTCATAGCGCGAGCTCGCTGA
- a CDS encoding Lrp/AsnC family transcriptional regulator gives MIGKDVKIDEIDLRILTCMQRDSTLSQRELAERVGLSQNACWRRLQRLYAAGVVKGSRASIDFEVLGFDLTVIVMIRTRHHSKEWSDDFRRHVERLPEVVDFYRIGGDWDYLIKVVTKGMSGYDAFYRKLITNFDLATVTGYFSMEAIISNRAVDLVRMR, from the coding sequence ATGATCGGAAAAGACGTAAAGATTGACGAAATTGATCTGAGAATTCTGACTTGCATGCAGCGCGATTCCACGCTCTCCCAACGTGAGCTTGCGGAGCGCGTGGGGCTGTCCCAGAATGCTTGCTGGCGCAGGCTTCAGCGTCTTTATGCGGCCGGCGTCGTCAAGGGTTCGCGAGCCTCGATCGACTTCGAGGTTCTGGGGTTCGACCTCACCGTGATCGTCATGATCCGGACCCGGCATCATTCGAAGGAATGGTCCGACGACTTTCGCAGGCACGTCGAGCGGCTACCCGAGGTCGTCGACTTCTACCGGATAGGCGGCGACTGGGACTATCTGATCAAGGTCGTCACGAAGGGTATGTCGGGTTACGACGCTTTCTACCGGAAGCTCATCACTAACTTCGATCTGGCGACCGTGACCGGTTATTTTTCGATGGAGGCCATCATCAGCAACCGCGCGGTCGACCTTGTCCGCATGCGGTGA
- a CDS encoding FitA-like ribbon-helix-helix domain-containing protein, translated as MPSITIRNVPDEVHRAIRVRAALHGRSAEAEIRSILEQAAKPEGRLKLGTLLTSIAREAGGLTDAEAERLNQLRDKTPAEPMSFE; from the coding sequence ATGCCGTCCATCACTATTCGCAACGTGCCAGACGAAGTCCATCGTGCCATTCGTGTCCGGGCCGCCCTGCACGGCCGCAGCGCCGAGGCAGAAATCCGCAGCATTCTCGAACAGGCTGCCAAACCAGAGGGACGTTTGAAGCTGGGCACACTATTGACCTCTATCGCCCGTGAGGCTGGAGGTCTGACGGACGCCGAAGCGGAACGCCTCAATCAGCTTCGTGACAAGACTCCGGCTGAACCTATGAGCTTTGAATGA
- a CDS encoding amino acid ABC transporter ATP-binding protein, with amino-acid sequence MVEASSVEIRKVNKFYGPFQALKDVNLSILPGKVTCLIGPSGSGKSTLLRCINFLEEYDSGEIAIDGLLIGYASPGGRKMRGRQLRQMRRSIGMVFQQFNLWPHMTALQNVAEGLIRVRGLPKVEALARAAEALKKVGLADKLANYPSRLSGGQQQRVAIARAVAMEPRLMLFDEPTSALDPELVGEVLSVMRTLAAEGMTMVVVTHEMGFAAHVADQVAFMEKGELVSVDAPARILHHPEDQRIQSFLRTYHERNSF; translated from the coding sequence ATGGTTGAAGCGTCATCCGTCGAGATCCGCAAGGTCAACAAGTTCTACGGTCCCTTTCAGGCGTTGAAGGATGTAAACCTGTCGATCCTGCCAGGCAAGGTCACCTGCCTGATCGGCCCTTCGGGCTCGGGCAAGTCTACGCTGTTGCGCTGCATCAATTTCCTGGAGGAATACGATTCCGGTGAGATCGCCATCGACGGCCTGTTGATCGGCTATGCCAGCCCCGGTGGCCGCAAGATGCGGGGCCGACAGCTTCGCCAGATGCGGCGTTCCATCGGAATGGTGTTCCAGCAATTTAATCTATGGCCGCATATGACGGCGTTGCAGAACGTGGCGGAAGGCTTGATCCGCGTTCGCGGCCTGCCCAAAGTGGAAGCATTGGCTCGTGCCGCCGAGGCGCTGAAGAAGGTGGGACTGGCCGACAAGTTGGCCAACTATCCCTCACGCCTTTCCGGCGGTCAGCAGCAGCGCGTCGCCATTGCTCGCGCTGTCGCCATGGAGCCGCGCCTGATGCTGTTCGACGAGCCGACCTCGGCGCTCGACCCTGAACTGGTGGGCGAGGTGCTCAGCGTCATGCGGACGCTCGCCGCAGAAGGCATGACCATGGTTGTCGTCACGCACGAGATGGGTTTCGCTGCCCATGTCGCGGACCAGGTCGCCTTCATGGAAAAGGGCGAACTCGTCAGTGTCGACGCGCCGGCGCGCATTCTTCACCACCCCGAAGATCAGCGCATCCAATCGTTCCTCCGCACCTATCACGAGCGCAACAGCTTTTAA
- a CDS encoding cytochrome c codes for MRLIGFGDVFAASPNRHDRLSILRVVPLHISRPAFILGIFVATAVPAASAIAADDLVVLRQADMKAMAAAAKVIADMFRNPASYSSAEFAKAAETIEGKSGDVLAGHFAGGLDDPRSKAKPEIGAERDRFDRLASDLRDYARSLGADAADNPGPMTDRMRMRPGEAMGGGPLGTYVRNKAELSSITAEHVFHLMLQTCATCHARFRVGQ; via the coding sequence ATGAGGTTGATCGGATTCGGCGACGTCTTCGCAGCATCGCCGAACCGGCATGATCGGCTGTCCATCCTACGCGTGGTTCCTTTGCACATTTCACGACCGGCTTTCATCCTCGGCATCTTCGTGGCGACGGCCGTCCCTGCCGCATCGGCGATTGCAGCAGACGATCTCGTCGTGCTGCGCCAGGCCGACATGAAGGCCATGGCCGCGGCCGCGAAGGTCATCGCTGACATGTTCCGGAATCCCGCCAGCTATTCGTCGGCGGAGTTCGCGAAGGCGGCCGAGACCATCGAGGGCAAGTCCGGCGATGTGCTGGCCGGTCATTTCGCCGGTGGGTTGGACGACCCGCGGTCGAAGGCGAAGCCGGAGATCGGAGCGGAACGCGACCGCTTCGACCGTCTGGCGAGCGATCTCAGAGATTATGCGCGGTCTCTCGGCGCGGACGCCGCGGACAATCCCGGACCGATGACCGACCGCATGCGGATGAGGCCTGGCGAGGCGATGGGCGGCGGCCCACTCGGAACCTATGTCCGAAACAAGGCCGAATTATCTTCCATCACCGCAGAGCACGTCTTTCACCTGATGCTACAGACCTGCGCGACCTGCCATGCGAGGTTCAGGGTGGGCCAATGA
- a CDS encoding cold-shock protein → MARGRYQQGDSIVLKPGIFGNTQPAGSVVSVMPVSQGVVHYRVRFRNENFERSVRQDDIDVEASPSSLSPAQAEIPQTSKSSWINSNSIRTKK, encoded by the coding sequence ATGGCACGTGGTCGTTACCAGCAGGGCGACAGCATCGTCCTGAAGCCCGGAATTTTTGGAAACACCCAACCCGCCGGCAGCGTCGTGTCTGTCATGCCGGTCTCACAGGGCGTTGTTCACTACCGCGTCCGCTTCCGGAACGAGAATTTCGAGCGAAGCGTCCGTCAGGATGATATCGACGTTGAGGCGTCACCATCGTCGCTTTCGCCAGCGCAAGCTGAGATACCGCAAACATCGAAATCAAGCTGGATCAACTCGAATTCGATCCGTACCAAGAAATAA
- a CDS encoding Fic family protein — protein MEQGQENPFSGAVSIFHGRWMPEAAIPVGYAVLIDAFDLPVPVPITLSAIGPRHKVYQAGGWNIYTPRHQPDNDLAGHLTFALRYEGLDLAVLKALFRQTGPEPITNMVRAAPTGAYARRLWFLYEWLLDTRLDLPDAAQGTYALVVDPDRQFAVVGTSSTRHRVKNNLPGTPAFCPMIFRTPALEAFVARGLGDEARQLIAEVPADLLARTAAFLLLKDSRSSFQIEGEDPPQDRIQRWGQVIGEAGRRSIDRAELERLQRIVIGDARFVHLGLRAEGGFIGEHDRLTGAPIPDHVSARHEDLPALIDGLTSFDRGAAQRLDPVLAAAALAFGFVYIHPFEDGNGRLHRYLIHHVLAERGFNPPGLVFPVSSVILDRIDAYRTVLESYSRRLLPLVRWQSTDRGNVTVLNDTSDFYRYFDATPHAEFLFECVARTIDVDLPTETAFLRIYDAFKIEVQQMIDMPDRLLDLLFRFLRQNEGRLSKRARDKEFSALSDAEAARVETIYAAIQEAAG, from the coding sequence ATGGAGCAGGGACAAGAAAACCCGTTTTCAGGCGCGGTCAGCATTTTTCACGGCCGCTGGATGCCGGAAGCCGCCATCCCTGTCGGCTATGCGGTCCTGATCGATGCATTTGATTTACCCGTGCCTGTGCCAATCACCCTGTCAGCGATCGGTCCACGCCACAAAGTCTATCAGGCCGGGGGTTGGAACATTTACACCCCGCGCCACCAGCCGGACAATGACCTTGCCGGACACCTGACCTTCGCGCTGCGCTATGAAGGGCTCGACCTTGCCGTTCTGAAAGCCCTGTTCCGGCAAACAGGTCCTGAACCGATCACCAACATGGTGCGCGCGGCGCCTACTGGCGCCTATGCGCGACGGCTGTGGTTTCTCTACGAATGGCTGCTCGATACAAGGCTCGATCTGCCCGACGCGGCACAGGGCACCTATGCCCTTGTCGTCGATCCCGACCGGCAATTCGCGGTGGTTGGGACGAGTTCGACAAGACATCGGGTGAAAAACAATTTGCCGGGTACACCAGCCTTCTGTCCGATGATCTTCCGCACGCCCGCACTTGAAGCTTTCGTTGCACGCGGGCTTGGCGACGAAGCGCGGCAGTTGATCGCCGAAGTGCCGGCGGACCTGCTTGCACGCACCGCCGCATTCCTGCTGCTCAAGGATTCGCGCTCGAGCTTCCAGATCGAGGGAGAAGATCCGCCGCAAGATCGCATCCAGCGCTGGGGCCAGGTGATCGGTGAAGCCGGCCGCCGGTCGATAGATCGCGCCGAACTGGAACGGTTGCAACGCATCGTCATCGGCGACGCGCGCTTCGTCCATCTCGGCCTGCGCGCCGAGGGTGGCTTCATCGGCGAGCATGATCGCCTGACGGGCGCGCCGATCCCCGATCATGTTAGCGCCCGACATGAAGATCTGCCTGCGTTGATCGACGGCCTGACCTCTTTCGACCGCGGCGCAGCACAGCGCCTCGATCCTGTTCTCGCCGCCGCGGCTCTCGCCTTCGGCTTCGTCTACATCCACCCTTTCGAGGACGGAAACGGACGACTACACCGCTATCTGATCCATCATGTTCTCGCCGAGCGCGGGTTCAACCCTCCCGGGCTGGTCTTTCCGGTCTCGTCCGTCATCCTGGACCGCATCGATGCCTATCGAACCGTGTTGGAAAGCTACTCACGCCGCCTTTTGCCGCTTGTTCGTTGGCAATCAACGGATCGTGGCAATGTGACGGTGCTGAATGACACCTCAGACTTCTACCGCTACTTCGACGCGACGCCGCACGCGGAATTCCTGTTCGAGTGCGTAGCCCGTACCATTGATGTGGATCTCCCTACCGAGACGGCATTCCTACGCATCTATGACGCGTTCAAGATCGAAGTGCAGCAGATGATCGATATGCCCGATCGCTTGCTGGATCTCTTGTTCCGCTTCCTGCGCCAGAACGAAGGGCGACTGTCAAAGCGGGCTCGCGACAAGGAGTTTTCAGCGCTCAGCGACGCAGAGGCCGCTAGGGTCGAGACAATTTACGCTGCAATTCAGGAAGCAGCGGGGTGA
- a CDS encoding DUF2277 domain-containing protein: MCRNIKSLFNFDPPATDEEIHDAALQFVRKVSGTTKPSKRNEIAFERAVNSIAACAHELLDSLETSQPPRDREEVAAKARARAAVRFA; encoded by the coding sequence ATGTGCCGAAATATAAAATCCCTGTTCAATTTCGATCCACCGGCGACGGACGAGGAGATTCATGATGCCGCGCTCCAGTTCGTGCGCAAGGTAAGCGGAACGACCAAACCATCGAAGCGCAACGAGATCGCGTTCGAGCGCGCGGTCAATTCGATCGCGGCATGCGCCCATGAGCTGCTCGATTCGCTGGAAACTTCTCAGCCACCGCGCGATCGCGAGGAGGTAGCAGCAAAGGCGCGCGCGCGAGCGGCGGTTCGGTTCGCTTAA
- a CDS encoding aminotransferase class V-fold PLP-dependent enzyme encodes MRERDARQPSTELLTVLDKFRSSIGQGDPIAAFRSGLIGSKAKVDGPFGPKDLVYADYVASGRALRQIEEFILEEVLPYYANSHTEASYCGGMMTRLRREARSVIRDLCGADARHAVIFAGSGATAGINRLVKLLGVTDAIAAGKRARVVIGPYEHHSNILPWRESGADVIEITEGDNGGPDPARLREALESAGADLIICSFSAASNVTGIRTDVTALTKIAKAAGAKVVWDYAGAGPYMPIAMTPDEGAEIDAIVVSPHKFLGGPGASGVLVVRHDAVVTTKPSWPGGGTVKFVSPMGHDYSDSLESREEAGTPNVIGDIRAALVFLIKDAIGVDEIQRLNVGFTRRVFAAWKDVPEIELLGSTSMARLPIFSFRLRDGGGGYVHHQLVTRMLSDRFGIQARGGCACAGPYVHRLLSIDGPTSQRIRQAILDGREIEKPGFTRLNLSVLASKEKVSFILDSVVQLARDASAYVPLYTFDPARATFSPIASARRGAACA; translated from the coding sequence ATGCGCGAACGGGACGCACGCCAACCTTCAACGGAACTTCTCACCGTCCTCGACAAGTTCAGAAGCAGCATCGGTCAGGGCGATCCCATCGCCGCATTCAGGAGCGGCTTGATCGGATCGAAGGCAAAGGTGGACGGTCCCTTCGGTCCCAAGGATCTCGTTTATGCCGACTACGTGGCCTCGGGACGCGCGCTCCGACAGATCGAGGAATTCATCCTGGAAGAAGTCCTGCCCTACTATGCGAACAGCCATACCGAGGCGTCCTACTGCGGCGGCATGATGACCCGCCTGCGCCGGGAAGCACGGTCGGTCATCAGGGACCTCTGCGGGGCGGACGCGCGACATGCAGTGATCTTCGCTGGGTCCGGCGCGACGGCGGGGATCAACCGCCTGGTGAAGCTGCTCGGCGTCACCGACGCCATCGCAGCCGGGAAGCGCGCGCGCGTCGTCATCGGCCCGTATGAACACCATTCGAACATACTGCCGTGGCGCGAGAGCGGAGCGGACGTCATCGAGATCACCGAGGGCGACAACGGTGGCCCGGACCCCGCGCGGCTACGGGAGGCTCTTGAGTCCGCCGGCGCGGATCTGATCATCTGCTCGTTCTCCGCGGCGTCGAACGTCACCGGGATCCGCACCGACGTCACAGCGCTCACGAAGATCGCAAAGGCTGCGGGCGCCAAAGTGGTATGGGACTATGCCGGCGCGGGACCATACATGCCCATCGCGATGACGCCGGACGAAGGCGCCGAGATCGACGCGATAGTCGTGTCTCCGCACAAGTTCCTCGGCGGGCCTGGAGCTTCCGGCGTGCTGGTGGTGCGGCACGACGCGGTCGTAACGACCAAGCCTTCCTGGCCTGGCGGTGGCACCGTCAAGTTCGTGTCGCCCATGGGCCACGACTACAGCGACAGCCTCGAGTCGAGGGAGGAGGCCGGAACGCCCAACGTCATCGGCGACATTCGCGCGGCCCTCGTATTCCTCATCAAGGACGCGATCGGCGTTGATGAAATCCAGCGGCTAAACGTCGGTTTCACGCGACGCGTCTTCGCTGCCTGGAAGGACGTTCCCGAGATCGAACTGCTCGGCTCCACATCGATGGCGAGACTGCCGATCTTTTCATTTCGCCTGCGCGACGGCGGGGGCGGCTACGTCCACCACCAACTAGTCACACGCATGCTGAGCGACCGTTTCGGCATCCAGGCCCGCGGCGGCTGCGCCTGCGCAGGCCCTTACGTGCACAGGCTACTTTCCATTGACGGCCCGACTTCCCAGCGCATACGGCAGGCGATCCTGGACGGCAGGGAGATCGAGAAGCCGGGGTTCACGCGTCTCAATCTGAGCGTTCTGGCTTCGAAGGAGAAGGTTTCCTTCATCCTGGATTCGGTCGTCCAGCTCGCGCGGGACGCATCGGCGTACGTGCCGCTCTACACGTTCGATCCGGCGCGGGCGACCTTCTCGCCGATCGCTTCGGCGCGACGGGGGGCGGCTTGTGCGTAG
- a CDS encoding type II toxin-antitoxin system VapC family toxin — MIVLDTNVISELWKVEPDTNVLAWIDAQLIETLYLSTITVAELRYGVATMPEGKRQTIYQDRLEREVLPAFSGRVLSFDLDASQAYAELMARAKEAGRAIGKADGYIAATAAARGLMVATRDTSPFQAAGLNVINPWNSS; from the coding sequence ATGATCGTTCTCGATACCAATGTGATCTCCGAACTCTGGAAAGTCGAGCCGGATACGAACGTTTTGGCCTGGATTGACGCCCAACTGATCGAAACCCTCTACCTGTCTACGATCACCGTCGCTGAATTGCGCTATGGTGTGGCAACGATGCCGGAAGGCAAACGGCAAACGATCTACCAGGATCGTCTTGAACGGGAGGTTTTGCCAGCGTTCTCCGGCCGAGTTCTTTCTTTCGACCTGGATGCGTCGCAAGCCTACGCCGAGCTAATGGCGCGAGCGAAGGAAGCCGGTAGGGCTATTGGGAAGGCTGATGGCTACATCGCCGCAACGGCCGCGGCGCGCGGTCTGATGGTTGCCACACGTGACACAAGTCCCTTCCAGGCCGCAGGTCTGAACGTCATTAATCCCTGGAATTCCTCGTAG